From the Flavobacterium galactosidilyticum genome, one window contains:
- the obgE gene encoding GTPase ObgE — protein sequence MTEGNFVDYVKIFVSSGKGGKGSTHLHREKFIEKGGPDGGDGGRGGHVYLVGNKGLWTLFHLKFARHIKAGNGGDGSGDRSTGADGDDKYIEVPLGTVVKDKETGETLFEITEDGEKQVLSRGGKGGLGNWHFRSSTNQTPRYSQPGLPGVEMDVILELKVLADVGLVGFPNAGKSTLLSVLTSAKPKIADYPFTTLKPNLGIVAYRDFQSFVIADIPGIIEGAAEGKGLGHYFLRHIERNSTLLFLVPVDTPDIKGEYDILVNELTKYNPEMLDKERMIVISKCDMLDDELKAELKAELDVSFKGIPYMFISSIAQQGLTELKDKLWKMLNE from the coding sequence ATGACAGAGGGGAATTTTGTAGATTACGTAAAAATATTTGTTTCTTCCGGTAAAGGAGGTAAAGGATCTACGCATTTGCATAGAGAAAAGTTTATTGAAAAAGGTGGGCCTGATGGTGGTGATGGTGGTCGTGGTGGTCACGTTTATTTAGTGGGAAACAAAGGTCTTTGGACATTGTTTCATCTAAAGTTTGCGCGTCATATCAAAGCTGGTAACGGTGGAGATGGAAGCGGAGACAGAAGTACTGGTGCTGATGGTGATGATAAATACATAGAAGTTCCGTTAGGTACTGTCGTAAAAGACAAAGAAACTGGAGAAACATTATTTGAAATTACCGAAGACGGTGAGAAGCAAGTGCTTTCTCGCGGAGGTAAAGGTGGTTTAGGAAACTGGCATTTTAGAAGTTCAACAAATCAAACTCCTAGATATTCTCAGCCGGGTTTGCCTGGCGTAGAAATGGATGTAATTTTAGAATTAAAAGTTCTTGCTGACGTTGGATTAGTAGGTTTTCCTAATGCTGGTAAATCAACTTTATTATCTGTTTTAACTTCTGCTAAACCAAAAATTGCGGATTATCCTTTTACAACATTAAAACCGAATCTTGGAATTGTAGCCTACAGAGATTTTCAATCTTTTGTAATTGCTGATATTCCTGGGATTATTGAAGGAGCTGCGGAAGGAAAAGGATTAGGTCATTATTTCTTGCGTCATATTGAGCGTAATTCAACCTTACTTTTTCTAGTTCCTGTGGATACGCCAGATATTAAGGGTGAATATGATATTTTAGTTAATGAGTTAACGAAATACAATCCAGAGATGTTAGATAAGGAACGTATGATTGTGATCTCTAAATGTGATATGCTGGATGATGAATTGAAAGCAGAATTGAAAGCAGAATTAGATGTTTCTTTCAAAGGTATTCCGTATATGTTTATCTCCTCTATTGCTCAACAAGGATTGACGGAATTGAAAGATAAATTATGGAAAATGTTGAATGAATAG
- a CDS encoding hemolysin family protein, translating to MSEIALISARKNRLETAAKKGNKSAKIALDLANSPNKFLSTVQIGITLIGILTGIYSGDKITTDVQIFIQGFEILKPYAPAVAVGVVVVVLTFFSLVLGELLPKRIGLNHPEAIAKAVALPMKIVSIVTAPFIWLLTHSTEFLLNVLQIKPTADGKVTEEEIKAIIKEGTEGGEVQEIEQDIVERVFHIGDRKINSLMTHRKAVMFLPQNANKEEVKDFMLKELHSIYPVYNGNYDDIVGVVNLKNIFANFENPNFNLENIMTEAPFMMEQTTAYVALENFKKTGIHYAFVSDEYGVFQGIITLNDILEALVGDASDFYKDDFQLIEREDGTWLVDGHYSLHDFLTYFELDELINDYEVTTVSGLIMTELSRIPRQGEKLIWQKFELEVIDMDGVKIDKVMVKALRI from the coding sequence ATGTCCGAAATTGCCTTAATTTCAGCACGAAAAAATAGATTAGAAACTGCAGCAAAAAAAGGCAACAAAAGCGCAAAAATAGCGCTGGATTTGGCGAACTCGCCAAATAAATTTTTATCAACCGTACAAATAGGAATTACTTTAATAGGAATTTTGACCGGTATATACAGTGGTGATAAAATAACCACTGATGTTCAAATATTTATACAAGGATTTGAGATTCTTAAACCCTACGCGCCTGCTGTTGCAGTAGGAGTTGTGGTTGTAGTATTGACATTTTTCTCTTTAGTTTTAGGTGAACTATTGCCTAAAAGAATTGGATTAAACCATCCTGAAGCAATCGCTAAAGCGGTGGCGCTACCTATGAAGATTGTTTCAATAGTAACAGCGCCTTTTATATGGTTGCTAACACACTCAACGGAGTTTTTACTTAATGTTTTGCAAATAAAACCTACCGCTGACGGTAAGGTAACAGAAGAGGAGATAAAAGCAATTATCAAAGAAGGAACTGAAGGTGGAGAAGTTCAGGAAATAGAACAAGATATCGTGGAACGCGTTTTTCACATCGGAGACAGAAAAATAAACTCTTTGATGACACATAGAAAAGCAGTAATGTTTCTGCCTCAAAATGCTAATAAAGAAGAAGTAAAAGATTTTATGCTGAAAGAATTACATTCTATCTATCCGGTTTATAATGGAAATTATGATGATATAGTAGGAGTAGTAAATCTCAAAAATATTTTCGCCAATTTTGAAAATCCAAATTTCAATCTGGAAAATATAATGACTGAAGCTCCTTTTATGATGGAGCAAACTACTGCTTATGTAGCATTGGAAAACTTTAAAAAAACGGGTATTCATTACGCTTTTGTATCTGATGAATATGGCGTTTTTCAAGGAATTATAACATTGAATGATATTCTTGAAGCATTAGTAGGTGATGCGTCTGACTTTTATAAAGATGATTTTCAACTAATAGAAAGAGAAGATGGCACCTGGTTAGTTGACGGTCATTATTCATTACACGATTTCTTGACTTACTTCGAGTTAGACGAATTAATCAATGATTATGAAGTTACTACAGTGAGCGGATTAATAATGACGGAACTTTCTCGTATACCAAGACAAGGAGAGAAGTTGATTTGGCAAAAGTTTGAGTTGGAAGTGATTGATATGGATGGCGTGAAGATTGATAAAGTAATGGTGAAAGCATTACGTATATAA
- a CDS encoding adenylate kinase: MTNIVLFGKPGAGKGTQAEFLKEKYKLTHISTGDVFRFNLKNDTELGKQARVYMDAGDLVPDELTTKMLIDEVNKHPDTNGILFDGYPRTISQAEALDVFLTSIDSKVAATIALEADDEVLVQRLLERGKTSGRIDDQDEAKIRNRYDEYNEKTAPLMDYYKVQGKFHAVNGIGSIAEITDRVSNIIDNL; this comes from the coding sequence ATGACTAATATTGTTTTATTTGGAAAACCAGGAGCTGGGAAAGGAACCCAAGCCGAATTTTTAAAAGAAAAATATAAATTAACGCACATATCAACTGGAGATGTATTTCGTTTTAATCTAAAAAATGATACAGAACTAGGCAAGCAAGCAAGAGTGTATATGGATGCTGGTGACTTAGTCCCAGATGAATTAACTACAAAAATGCTGATTGATGAGGTAAATAAACATCCAGATACTAATGGAATTTTGTTTGACGGTTACCCAAGAACGATTTCTCAAGCGGAGGCTTTAGACGTCTTTCTTACTTCAATTGATTCAAAAGTGGCAGCTACAATTGCACTTGAAGCTGATGATGAAGTTTTAGTTCAACGTTTACTTGAAAGAGGGAAAACAAGTGGTAGAATTGACGATCAAGATGAAGCGAAAATCAGAAATCGTTACGATGAATATAATGAAAAAACAGCTCCTTTAATGGATTATTATAAAGTTCAAGGCAAGTTTCACGCAGTAAATGGAATAGGTTCCATTGCAGAAATTACTGATAGAGTAAGTAACATTATAGATAATTTATAG
- the hpt gene encoding hypoxanthine phosphoribosyltransferase: MIQLHDKQFVPFISAKEIEFALTKMVAQIEDDFIDETPVFVGVLNGSFMVVSDFMKLYKRPCEVSFIKMASYEGTSTTNEVKQLIGLNQDLTGRSVIIIEDIVDTGNTLVELKALFKDQNVKHFKIATLFFKPEAYTKDVKIDYVGIRIPNKFIVGYGLDYDGLGRNLPEVYKLKE, translated from the coding sequence ATGATACAACTTCACGATAAACAATTTGTTCCGTTCATTTCTGCTAAAGAAATCGAGTTTGCTTTGACAAAAATGGTTGCACAAATAGAGGATGATTTTATTGATGAAACACCAGTTTTTGTAGGAGTATTGAATGGCTCTTTCATGGTAGTTTCTGATTTTATGAAATTGTATAAAAGACCGTGTGAAGTGTCATTTATAAAAATGGCGTCTTACGAAGGAACTTCTACTACAAACGAAGTAAAGCAGTTAATAGGTCTTAATCAAGACTTGACTGGTCGTAGCGTGATAATAATTGAGGATATTGTAGATACTGGAAATACATTAGTGGAGCTAAAAGCATTGTTCAAAGATCAAAATGTAAAACATTTTAAAATAGCAACACTTTTCTTTAAACCTGAAGCCTATACAAAGGATGTAAAAATAGATTACGTTGGAATCAGAATTCCTAACAAATTTATTGTTGGTTATGGCTTAGACTACGATGGTTTAGGAAGAAATTTGCCAGAAGTATATAAACTAAAAGAATAA